In Lagopus muta isolate bLagMut1 chromosome 32, bLagMut1 primary, whole genome shotgun sequence, the following proteins share a genomic window:
- the LOC125686180 gene encoding uncharacterized protein LOC125686180: MVLATRAHCWLMADLSSTRTPRFLSAELPSSSSSPNLYRCMELFLPRCKTLHLLLLNLIPFFVPSSQPVQVLLNGSTAFSQSSQLRIISKLAEGGHYPLIKVIDEDVEQDRTQHRPLRNTASYRPPTGFCTTNNNPLCSASQPVLNPPHCPLIYPTLPQLCYKDVVGDSIKCLAEIKVDYIHCSAPIHPARDNIIEAYQEMASSTAVPSPFQGQSSEVEMPRWQHLMAWFGPVP, from the exons ATGgtcttggccacaagggcacactgctggctcatggccgacctgtcgtccaccaggacacccaggttcctctctgcagagctcccctccagcagctcatcccccaacctgtaccgctgcatggaattattcctccccagatgcaagactctacacttgctgttgttaaacctcatcccgTTTTTtgtgcccagctctcagcctgtccaggtcttgctgaatggcagcacggccttcagccaatcctcccaacttcgtatcatcagcaaacttgctgagggtggccattatcccctcatcaaggtcattgatgaagatgttgaacaagaccggacccagcacagacccctgaggaacaccgctagttacaggcctccaaccggattctgcaccaccaacaacaaccctctgtgctctgccagtcagccagttctcaacccacctcactgtccactcatctatcccacacttcctcagctttgttataaggatgtcgtgggggacagcatcaaatgccttgctgaaatcaaggtagactacatccactgctctgcccccatccacccagccagagacaacatcatagaagcCTACCAG gagatggcatccagcacagctgttccatcacctttccagggacagag CTCTGAAGTGGAGATGCCTCGATGGCAGCACTTGATGGcctggttcggcccggttccatGA